A stretch of Campylobacter volucris DNA encodes these proteins:
- the folD gene encoding bifunctional methylenetetrahydrofolate dehydrogenase/methenyltetrahydrofolate cyclohydrolase FolD, whose translation MTLLDGKKLSSQIRENLKDEVLKLKNKGIEPCLAVILVGEDSASATYVSSKAKACEQCGIKSLVYRLDTNTTQNELLALINTLNHDDSVDGILVQLPLPKHINKDIILESINFNKDVDGFHPFNVGNLSLNLKGGFLPCTPLGVMKILDFYDIKLKGADVVVIGTSNIVGRPMATMLLNADASVSICHIYTKDLKAYTKNADIVIVAAGCPKLIKEDMIKEGAVIIDVGINRVDGKIIGDVDFENVSKKASFITPVPGGVGPMTIAMLLENTIKSAKNRIQL comes from the coding sequence ATGACACTTTTAGATGGTAAAAAATTAAGTAGTCAAATAAGAGAAAATTTAAAAGATGAGGTTTTAAAGCTCAAAAACAAAGGCATAGAACCTTGCTTGGCTGTAATTTTAGTTGGAGAAGATAGTGCAAGTGCTACTTATGTATCATCTAAGGCTAAAGCTTGTGAGCAATGTGGTATTAAATCACTAGTTTATCGACTCGATACAAATACTACTCAAAATGAACTACTTGCTTTAATTAATACTTTAAATCATGATGATAGCGTAGATGGAATTTTAGTCCAACTTCCACTTCCTAAGCATATTAATAAAGATATTATTTTAGAAAGTATTAATTTTAATAAAGATGTCGATGGTTTTCATCCTTTTAATGTAGGAAATTTAAGCTTAAATTTAAAAGGAGGTTTTTTACCTTGCACCCCTTTAGGAGTAATGAAAATTTTAGATTTTTATGATATTAAATTAAAAGGAGCTGATGTTGTAGTTATAGGTACTTCAAATATAGTCGGTCGTCCTATGGCTACAATGCTTTTAAATGCAGATGCTAGTGTGAGTATCTGTCATATTTATACTAAGGATTTAAAAGCTTATACAAAAAATGCAGATATTGTTATAGTAGCTGCAGGTTGTCCTAAGCTTATCAAAGAAGATATGATTAAAGAAGGTGCTGTAATTATAGATGTAGGCATAAATAGAGTAGATGGTAAAATAATAGGAGATGTTGATTTTGAAAATGTTAGTAAAAAAGCTAGTTTTATCACCCCTGTGCCTGGTGGAGTAGGGCCAATGACTATAGCAATGCTTTTGGAAAATACAATAAAATCTGCTAAAAATAGGATACAACTATGA
- a CDS encoding c-type cytochrome, with translation MKFIFILLLIVINIFAEDFISPKEYQESLYQNPRGISCAKCHGNGQKQILGYYIQNGQKVPFIVPSIQDINYTHFKNVLNQEQGSKSIMPTYSLTEDEIKSLYMYIQNNKKEK, from the coding sequence ATGAAATTTATATTTATTTTGCTTTTAATTGTGATAAATATTTTCGCAGAAGATTTTATCTCACCTAAAGAATATCAAGAATCCCTTTATCAAAACCCAAGAGGCATAAGCTGTGCAAAGTGTCATGGAAACGGCCAAAAGCAAATTTTAGGATATTACATTCAAAATGGACAAAAGGTTCCATTTATCGTGCCAAGTATTCAAGATATAAACTACACTCATTTTAAAAATGTCTTAAATCAAGAACAAGGCTCAAAAAGTATTATGCCTACTTATTCGCTCACAGAAGATGAGATCAAATCACTTTATATGTATATACAAAACAATAAAAAGGAGAAATAA
- a CDS encoding phosphatidylserine decarboxylase — protein sequence MPLSNNVSKIFGMIAGFKFPKMIQKNINKAYINAFNIDMSEFKNYEEYESLNALFTRTLQNERVLEDDFISPCDGKILELGSSFQNDLKENIALSIKGTSYSIEGLLKDCATNCELENGVDYANIYLSPKDYHHYHAPCNMQILSATYVSGVLFSVSEAKLAKIANLYVRNERVIVKALIDNQFILWMVFVGALNVGKMKFDFDASIQTNAANFDFTHTYENLFVQKGQKLGNFELGSTIVLIAQKGNLKWTKKAYENVKFAKKMADFL from the coding sequence ATGCCATTAAGCAATAATGTATCAAAAATTTTTGGAATGATAGCTGGATTTAAATTTCCAAAAATGATACAAAAAAATATTAATAAAGCTTATATCAATGCTTTTAATATAGATATGAGTGAATTTAAAAATTATGAAGAATATGAGAGTTTAAATGCTTTATTTACAAGAACTTTGCAAAATGAAAGAGTATTAGAGGATGATTTTATAAGTCCTTGTGATGGAAAAATTTTAGAACTTGGCTCTAGTTTTCAAAATGATTTAAAAGAAAATATTGCTCTTAGTATAAAAGGAACAAGTTATAGTATAGAAGGGCTTTTAAAAGATTGTGCAACCAATTGTGAGTTAGAAAATGGTGTTGATTATGCAAATATTTATCTTTCTCCAAAAGATTACCATCATTATCATGCTCCATGTAATATGCAAATTTTAAGTGCTACTTATGTAAGCGGGGTTTTATTTAGTGTAAGTGAGGCTAAATTAGCAAAGATAGCAAATTTATATGTTAGAAATGAAAGAGTGATTGTAAAAGCTTTAATAGATAATCAATTTATACTTTGGATGGTTTTTGTCGGTGCGTTAAATGTAGGTAAAATGAAATTTGATTTTGATGCTAGCATACAAACTAATGCTGCTAATTTTGATTTTACTCATACTTATGAAAATCTTTTTGTGCAAAAGGGACAAAAACTTGGAAATTTTGAACTTGGATCTACTATAGTTTTAATAGCACAAAAAGGAAATTTAAAATGGACAAAAAAAGCTTATGAAAATGTCAAATTTGCTAAGAAGATGGCTGATTTTCTTTAG
- the hemL gene encoding glutamate-1-semialdehyde 2,1-aminomutase, with protein sequence MKNNKKAFEEACEFIAGGVDSPVRAFASVGSNPLFIKQGKGAYITDIEDNIYIDYVQSWGPLLFGHCDEDIEKACKKALKNGSSFGAPTLAETKLAKFILQDWEHLDKIRFVSSGTEATMSAIRLARGYTKKDKIIKFEGCYHGHSDSLLVSAGSGAATFNTPSSLGVLEDVAKNTLVAIYNDIDSVKNLVEKDTNIACIIIEPIAGNMGLVPAKIEFLQELRKICDQYEILLIFDEVMSGFRASYLGSFGINQIKADIVTFGKVIGGGMPAAAFAARAEIMDLLSPLGGVYQAGTLSGNPLAMAAGYANVKKARACENLYENLEKLGSRLMQGFKEAANECGIALQVNNIGSMFGFFFCENPVYNYQDALKSDTKLFAKFHTQMLSKGIYLAPSQFETGFICECMDKKIIDKTIQAAHESFKAL encoded by the coding sequence ATGAAAAATAACAAAAAAGCTTTTGAAGAAGCTTGTGAGTTTATCGCAGGAGGGGTTGATTCCCCTGTTCGTGCTTTTGCAAGTGTAGGAAGCAATCCTTTATTTATCAAACAAGGCAAAGGTGCTTACATTACTGATATTGAAGATAATATTTATATTGATTATGTTCAAAGTTGGGGCCCTTTGCTTTTTGGGCATTGTGATGAAGATATAGAAAAAGCTTGCAAAAAAGCTTTAAAAAATGGCTCTAGCTTTGGAGCACCAACACTAGCTGAAACCAAACTTGCAAAATTTATTTTACAAGATTGGGAGCACTTAGACAAAATCCGTTTTGTAAGTAGTGGCACAGAAGCTACTATGAGCGCAATTCGTCTTGCAAGGGGCTATACTAAAAAAGATAAAATTATTAAATTTGAAGGGTGTTATCATGGACATTCTGATTCATTATTAGTAAGTGCAGGAAGTGGGGCTGCTACTTTTAATACTCCAAGTTCGCTTGGCGTCTTAGAAGATGTAGCTAAAAATACTCTTGTTGCAATTTATAATGATATTGATAGTGTTAAAAATTTAGTAGAAAAAGATACAAATATAGCTTGCATCATCATTGAGCCTATTGCAGGAAATATGGGATTGGTTCCAGCTAAAATTGAATTTTTACAAGAATTAAGAAAAATTTGTGATCAATATGAAATTTTATTGATATTTGATGAAGTGATGAGCGGTTTTAGAGCTTCTTATCTTGGATCTTTTGGTATAAATCAAATTAAAGCTGATATAGTAACTTTTGGCAAAGTTATAGGCGGAGGTATGCCTGCTGCTGCTTTTGCTGCAAGAGCTGAGATAATGGATTTGTTAAGCCCATTAGGTGGAGTATATCAAGCAGGAACTTTAAGCGGAAATCCTTTAGCAATGGCAGCAGGATATGCAAATGTTAAAAAAGCAAGAGCTTGTGAAAATTTATATGAAAATTTAGAAAAACTAGGATCTAGACTAATGCAAGGCTTTAAAGAAGCTGCTAATGAGTGTGGTATTGCTTTACAAGTAAATAATATAGGTTCTATGTTTGGATTTTTCTTTTGTGAAAATCCTGTTTATAATTACCAAGATGCTTTAAAATCTGATACAAAATTGTTTGCAAAATTTCACACTCAAATGCTAAGTAAAGGAATTTATCTTGCTCCTTCTCAATTTGAAACAGGTTTTATTTGCGAATGTATGGATAAAAAAATCATAGATAAAACCATACAAGCAGCACATGAAAGTTTTAAAGCCCTATGA
- a CDS encoding MFS transporter: protein MLSSKRTIQSLTALFLGMVFVFIGSALTVNSIAIILKQNDVSNFYIGLIGSCYFLGAMVSTISAHRIVSKVGHIRSFGIFAIIFGIATMLHSLNSNLYFWMVLRFLLGFCYYALLMVIESWLNEKAKNAIRSRVIAFYEVVFYSSSGFGILLMSFNFPSDTVFILSASFIMFASIPLFLIKIKEPVLPQKTKISIPKIFDIVPLALATSFIAGMLLNGFFSMASLFVLIQGFGTKEASIFIFCTMLGGFISQLFIGTLSDKISRKFAIILCAFTALSAMICILFFGQNIYLKYLFGFLLGMGMCCLYALSLARANDMLDNPSKRVELGRAVLFTYSSGALFAPAILGTLMHYFEAYGFIYFYICLLGILILFAIDKPKFKNFTKFKRKPGNMVMLDDN, encoded by the coding sequence ATGCTAAGCTCAAAAAGAACTATACAATCACTAACTGCTTTGTTTTTAGGAATGGTTTTTGTCTTTATAGGAAGTGCATTAACTGTTAATTCTATAGCTATTATTCTTAAACAAAATGATGTTAGTAATTTTTATATCGGACTTATAGGAAGTTGCTATTTTTTAGGGGCTATGGTTAGCACAATTAGTGCTCATAGAATCGTATCAAAAGTAGGGCATATAAGATCTTTTGGGATTTTTGCTATTATCTTTGGCATAGCAACCATGCTTCATAGTTTAAATTCTAATTTATATTTTTGGATGGTTTTGAGATTTTTACTAGGATTTTGTTATTATGCTCTTTTGATGGTTATAGAATCATGGCTAAATGAAAAGGCAAAAAATGCTATAAGATCAAGAGTTATAGCATTTTATGAAGTTGTGTTTTATTCTTCTTCTGGTTTTGGAATTTTATTAATGTCATTTAATTTTCCAAGTGACACTGTTTTTATACTTAGTGCTAGTTTTATTATGTTTGCTTCTATACCTTTATTTTTAATTAAAATCAAAGAGCCTGTTTTACCACAAAAAACAAAAATTTCCATACCTAAAATTTTTGATATCGTTCCACTAGCTTTAGCTACAAGTTTTATAGCAGGTATGCTTTTAAATGGATTTTTTTCAATGGCTTCATTATTTGTACTTATACAAGGTTTTGGGACAAAAGAAGCTTCTATATTTATATTTTGCACCATGCTAGGAGGATTTATCTCTCAACTTTTCATCGGCACACTTTCAGATAAAATCAGCAGAAAATTTGCCATTATTTTATGTGCTTTTACGGCTTTAAGTGCAATGATTTGCATATTATTTTTTGGTCAAAATATCTATCTTAAATATCTTTTTGGATTTTTATTGGGTATGGGGATGTGTTGTTTATATGCACTTTCTCTTGCAAGGGCTAATGATATGCTAGATAATCCTAGCAAAAGAGTTGAGCTTGGTAGAGCAGTATTATTTACCTACTCTAGTGGAGCTTTGTTTGCTCCTGCTATACTAGGGACTTTGATGCATTATTTTGAAGCTTATGGGTTTATATATTTTTATATTTGCCTACTTGGAATTTTAATACTCTTTGCCATTGATAAACCTAAATTTAAAAACTTTACTAAATTTAAAAGAAAACCTGGAAATATGGTGATGCTCGATGATAACTAA
- the lepB gene encoding signal peptidase I, which yields MNFLKKIYKFIQSWTGTLVVVLLVMFFFIQGFTIPTGSMKNTLLVGDFLFVKKFSYGIPTPHLPWVEIPLLPDFNKNGHLISSEGPKRGDIVVFRYPNEPRIHYVKRCVAKGGDEVVVANKTLYVRMVEGDEYMKDFYPNKTKIINGKMYVKEPYIKKGIHYDSRVDIESTFFKYLQLGQFAMKPMSFKELGPNNIYGYNAYYFKVPENEYFMMGDNRDHSSDSRFWGSVEYKYIVGQPWFIYFSLDENKKVRWERIGRLIDTLENDEKYIHHSPSDIDALE from the coding sequence ATGAATTTTTTAAAGAAAATTTATAAATTTATTCAATCTTGGACTGGAACCTTAGTCGTAGTTTTATTAGTGATGTTCTTTTTTATACAAGGTTTTACCATTCCAACTGGATCTATGAAAAATACTTTACTTGTGGGGGATTTTTTATTTGTAAAAAAATTCTCTTATGGTATTCCAACCCCACATCTTCCTTGGGTTGAAATTCCATTATTGCCTGATTTTAACAAAAATGGACATTTAATTAGCTCAGAAGGACCAAAAAGAGGTGATATAGTTGTTTTTAGATATCCTAATGAGCCTAGAATTCATTATGTAAAAAGATGTGTTGCCAAGGGTGGAGATGAAGTTGTAGTAGCTAATAAAACTTTATATGTTCGTATGGTTGAAGGCGATGAATATATGAAAGATTTTTACCCAAATAAAACCAAAATCATTAATGGTAAAATGTATGTAAAAGAGCCTTATATCAAAAAAGGTATCCATTATGATAGTAGGGTAGATATTGAAAGTACATTTTTTAAATATTTGCAACTAGGCCAATTTGCTATGAAACCTATGTCTTTTAAAGAATTAGGACCTAATAATATTTATGGATACAATGCATATTATTTTAAAGTTCCTGAAAATGAATACTTTATGATGGGAGATAACCGCGATCATTCTAGCGATAGTAGATTTTGGGGAAGTGTTGAATATAAATACATTGTTGGACAACCTTGGTTTATCTATTTTTCTTTAGATGAAAATAAAAAAGTAAGATGGGAAAGAATAGGGCGTTTAATAGACACTTTAGAAAATGATGAAAAATATATCCATCATAGCCCAAGCGATATAGATGCTTTAGAATGA
- a CDS encoding flagellar hook-length control protein FliK — MITNITNQNQFAKNESTKDVNKDGKEKLDKKTSLEEALKNPFLSKTEAKLPKDYVSKVDQKLQELLNKLLDQITTQKDPNLAVLKNHKNLNFAPNVANELKKLQTELSKSPEFEKFLKILEELVKPAKEANPKNLSSLIKNSGVFLEAKLNYSLKEQNLPQSFFNLLNSIKSTSNQNLKKDIAQLDLKNLDTTSTLKELVHILQNHKQDNKTSLENTNYKTLFKLFDKIENFKNYLSKNSQNINKEKIQNLADNFIKDLNKNLGLINKELAKPENIKIQNTYILKELSQNIKELIHFLNNIKNQTQKTKDIKKEPQKDNLTNQHTQNDKTPNETKNEDKIQNNPKEEPKKPTNKDASKNDIKNENKEQHLTKDIKNNTKEENHTKNENKTDIKNSDIKNDSKPLDTQNTNKTNNIFTSKNETKANIEDIFKQAVSKNLNFSQNLQEDLLGSLSKELTQTSKKLNEVLKALDPKNYEAKNSLDDIKNIEKKLELSIKELNKITPKDSNQISTDLQQDIKSTLLQVSNLAKSLDNESILNQTNRLIAQLEFNQLLSLANNSIHTFLPFFWDDLEKSNVVFKRGKKDKFYAQINLEFEKLGKINVFLSLSNDKYIDINMMIENLEFRKKLYERAHELKKALVKVGLLSSNFFISDIAKSKFQNQDEYNDFNMGFDTRA, encoded by the coding sequence ATGATAACTAATATTACCAATCAAAACCAATTTGCTAAAAATGAAAGCACAAAAGATGTAAATAAAGATGGTAAAGAAAAATTAGATAAAAAAACATCTTTAGAAGAAGCTTTAAAAAATCCTTTTCTTTCTAAAACTGAAGCTAAGCTTCCAAAAGATTATGTGAGCAAAGTAGATCAAAAACTACAAGAATTACTCAATAAACTTTTAGATCAAATCACAACCCAAAAAGATCCTAACTTGGCAGTACTAAAAAATCACAAAAATTTAAATTTTGCACCCAATGTTGCAAATGAATTAAAAAAACTCCAAACAGAACTTTCCAAAAGCCCTGAATTTGAAAAATTTTTAAAAATTTTAGAAGAACTAGTCAAGCCAGCCAAAGAAGCAAATCCAAAAAATCTTTCTTCTTTAATCAAAAATTCAGGAGTATTTTTAGAAGCAAAATTAAATTATTCTTTAAAAGAACAAAACCTTCCTCAAAGTTTTTTTAATCTTTTAAATAGTATAAAATCAACAAGCAATCAAAATTTAAAAAAAGACATAGCCCAACTAGATCTTAAAAATTTAGACACAACAAGCACCTTAAAAGAATTAGTCCATATCCTACAAAATCACAAGCAAGATAATAAAACATCATTAGAAAATACCAATTATAAAACTTTATTTAAACTATTTGATAAAATTGAAAATTTTAAAAACTACTTGAGTAAAAATTCTCAAAATATCAATAAAGAAAAAATACAAAATTTAGCAGATAATTTCATTAAAGATTTAAATAAAAATCTTGGTTTGATCAACAAAGAACTAGCTAAGCCTGAAAACATTAAAATTCAAAATACCTATATCTTAAAAGAACTAAGTCAAAATATCAAAGAATTGATCCATTTTTTAAATAATATCAAAAATCAAACACAAAAAACAAAAGACATTAAAAAAGAACCACAAAAAGACAATCTAACAAATCAACACACACAAAATGATAAAACCCCTAATGAAACTAAAAATGAAGATAAAATTCAAAATAATCCCAAAGAAGAACCTAAAAAACCTACAAATAAAGATGCATCCAAAAACGATATTAAAAACGAAAATAAAGAACAGCATTTAACCAAAGACATTAAAAATAACACAAAAGAAGAAAATCATACAAAAAATGAAAACAAAACAGATATAAAAAATTCAGATATAAAAAATGATTCAAAACCTTTAGATACACAAAATACCAATAAAACTAATAATATATTTACAAGCAAAAATGAAACTAAGGCTAATATTGAAGATATTTTTAAACAAGCTGTGAGTAAAAATCTTAATTTTTCTCAGAATTTACAAGAAGATCTTTTAGGTAGTCTTAGCAAAGAACTAACCCAAACAAGCAAAAAACTTAATGAAGTTTTAAAAGCTTTAGATCCTAAAAATTATGAAGCTAAAAATTCTTTAGATGATATTAAAAATATAGAAAAAAAACTAGAACTTTCCATTAAGGAATTAAACAAAATCACCCCAAAAGACTCAAATCAAATAAGCACAGATTTACAACAAGATATTAAATCTACTCTTTTACAAGTTTCTAATTTAGCTAAAAGTTTAGACAACGAAAGCATTTTAAATCAAACCAATAGACTTATAGCTCAACTTGAATTTAATCAACTTTTATCACTAGCTAATAACAGCATACATACTTTTTTACCATTTTTTTGGGATGATTTAGAAAAATCTAATGTAGTATTTAAACGCGGAAAAAAAGATAAATTTTATGCACAAATTAACCTTGAATTTGAAAAACTAGGTAAAATCAATGTATTTTTATCTTTAAGTAACGATAAATATATAGATATAAATATGATGATAGAAAATCTTGAATTTAGAAAAAAACTATATGAAAGAGCACATGAGCTAAAAAAAGCTTTGGTTAAAGTAGGACTTTTAAGCTCCAATTTTTTCATCAGTGATATAGCAAAAAGTAAATTTCAAAATCAAGATGAATACAATGATTTTAATATGGGTTTTGATACAAGAGCATAA
- a CDS encoding FlhB-like flagellar biosynthesis protein → MAKKIKKAVALGYNKEDQNAPKILANAKGENASKIISLAKENGIPIKEDKDLVEVLSKLDLGDEIPPNMYKAVAEIFAFLYKVANEDTTKENQPSS, encoded by the coding sequence ATGGCTAAAAAGATTAAAAAAGCAGTTGCACTAGGCTATAACAAAGAAGATCAAAATGCACCAAAAATTTTAGCTAATGCTAAAGGTGAAAATGCTTCTAAAATCATTTCTTTAGCAAAAGAAAATGGCATACCTATAAAAGAAGATAAAGACTTAGTAGAGGTTTTAAGCAAACTTGATCTAGGCGATGAAATCCCGCCTAATATGTATAAAGCCGTAGCAGAAATTTTTGCATTTTTATACAAAGTAGCTAATGAAGACACTACTAAAGAAAATCAGCCATCTTCTTAG
- a CDS encoding AtpZ/AtpI family protein — MRKKIIRKSIEAADGLSLGISMVVAVLIGIGIGYFLKNLFGVSWLFWIGVFIGVAAAILNVFKAYKAQVKSYEEFKEENRYKEFKNDTKA, encoded by the coding sequence ATGAGAAAAAAAATCATACGCAAAAGCATAGAAGCAGCCGATGGATTAAGCCTTGGAATTTCCATGGTTGTGGCGGTTTTAATCGGTATTGGGATTGGTTATTTTTTAAAAAATTTATTTGGAGTTTCTTGGCTTTTTTGGATTGGTGTTTTTATAGGAGTAGCTGCAGCAATTTTAAATGTCTTTAAAGCCTATAAAGCTCAAGTTAAAAGCTATGAGGAATTTAAAGAAGAAAACCGCTATAAAGAATTTAAAAATGATACTAAAGCTTAA